One window from the genome of Cryptomeria japonica chromosome 6, Sugi_1.0, whole genome shotgun sequence encodes:
- the LOC131876513 gene encoding L-type lectin-domain containing receptor kinase IX.1-like gives MGDASFSALYHCIDLTPDPNGTRKVYSSNETAANVEHHIGRVLYRRQITMWPASFTTIFTILVKDIASNGDGMAFIIVPDNDSFLAKSYGGFLGLFDHSTEGNRTGQLAIELDTFQNEFDPDDNHVGIDIQSIKSNVTANMGNHGMDIKAGRAIQVRVDYDGWAKSLQIYARYADSTSDYSSLLNSTVELEKIVPRSAYLGFSATTGKSLEIHRLLDWSFSSAMLPESSLNLSPVETGLGTPRGSGDGVKVPVLVGSITVGFVMLGLLAWFVVRRMKRKNRATSTLGQGNLIGELAKIQNAPHRFSYNELAAATNNFNEAELLGTGGFGSVYRGNLNAGGNKNVAFVAVKRISAGSKQGEREFISEIITIGRLRHRNLVQLQGWCHECDELLLVYDYMPNGSLDKFLYDKNRGPPLNWPRRQRILCGLASALLYLHEEWEQRVIHRDVKPSNVMLDGEFNARLGDFGLARLIEHDDNSPAVMTRLAGTPGYVAPECGYTGKATAESDVFSFGIVLLEVATGRRVVERKSPLAEGNLVDWVWGLYSKDSVLECVDPKLDESDYDAEEIRRVLILGLACSHPDPQLRPSMRQAIQVLMNPNEELPQLPSSRPLAIYVVLPPVGAVFSQSTMCGGAASYGLMGESSRGSITASIQHHGR, from the coding sequence ATGGGGGACGCTTCCTTTTCGGCTCTGTATCATTGTATCGATCTCACACCGGATCCAAACGGCACAAGAAAAGTTTATTCTTCGAACGAAACCGCTGCAAACGTTGAGCACCACATCGGACGGGTTCTGTACCGCCGGCAGATCACAATGTGGCCGGCGAGTTTTACCACCATCTTCACCATACTTGTGAAAGACATCGCCTCAAATGGCGATGGCATGGCCTTCATCATCGTTCCAGATAACGATAGCTTTTTAGCAAAGAGCTACGGGGGATTCCTCGGCCTCTTCGACCACTCAACGGAGGGAAACAGGACCGGCCAGCTTGCCATCGAGCTCGACACGTTCCAGAACGAATTCGACCCGGACGACAATCATGTGGGCATCGACATCCAGAGCATCAAATCCAACGTAACAGCCAATATGGGAAACCACGGCATGGACATCAAAGCCGGGCGAGCAATACAAGTGCGGGTCGACTACGATGGGTGGGCTAAATCCCTGCAAATCTATGCGCGCTATGCAGACAGTACTTCAGACTACTCGAGCCTTCTCAACAGCACGGTGGAGCTCGAAAAAATTGTTCCAAGATCGGCGTACCTGGGATTTTCTGCAACAACAGGGAAGTCATTAGAGATACACAGACTTCTCGATTGGAGTTTCAGTTCCGCGATGTTGCCGGAGTCTTCTCTGAATTTGTCACCGGTGGAAACGGGGTTAGGAACGCCGCGAGGATCGGGCGATGGGGTCAAAGTCCCCGTCTTGGTGGGCTCCATTACAGTCGGATTTGTTATGCTGGGGCTATTAGCCTGGTTCGTCGTTAGGAGAATGAAAAGAAAAAACCGGGCTACTTCAACTCTTGGGCAAGGAAACTTAATCGGAGAGCTTGCAAAGATCCAAAACGCGCCTCACAGATTCTCTTACAATGAACTAGCCGCCGCCACCAATAACTTCAACGAAGCAGAGCTTCTAGGAACCGGCGGGTTCGGAAGCGTGTACAGAGGAAACCTCAACGCCGGAGGCAACAAAAACGTGGCGTTTGTTGCGGTGAAGAGAATTTCGGCCGGGTCAAAACAGGGGGAAAGGGAGTTCATCTCAGAAATCATCACCATAGGTCGTCTCCGCCACCGGAACCTGGTGCAGCTTCAGGGCTGGTGCCACGAGTGTGATGAGCTTCTTCTGGTCTACGATTACATGCCCAACGGAAGCCTCGACAAATTTCTCTACGACAAAAACAGGGGCCCGCCCTTGAATTGGCCGCGGCGCCAAAGGATTTTATGTGGCCTGGCCTCGGCTCTACTATACCTGCACGAAGAATGGGAGCAGAGAGTCATTCACCGAGACGTGAAGCCAAGCAATGTGATGCTTGACGGGGAATTCAATGCTCGCCTGGGGGACTTCGGTCTGGCCCGGCTCATCGAGCACGACGATAATAGTCCGGCTGTGATGACCCGGCTGGCGGGTACGCCCGGGTACGTTGCGCCCGAGTGCGGATACACGGGCAAGGCTACGGCAGAATCAGATGTGTTCAGTTTTGGGATCGTGCTGTTGGAGGTGGCCACGGGTAGGCGGGTGGTAGAGCGCAAGTCTCCTTTGGCTGAAGGGAATTTGGTGGACTGGGTTTGGGGACTGTACAGCAAGGATAGTGTTTTGGAGTGTGTGGATCCCAAATTGGATGAGTCTGATTATGATGCAGAGGAGATACGAAGGGTTTTGATCTTGGGTTTAGCGTGCTCGCATCCTGATCCACAGTTGCGTCCTTCTATGAGACAAGCCATTCAAGTGCTGATGAACCCAAACGAAGAGCTGCCGCAGCTGCCTTCCAGTAGGCCACTAGCGATCTATGTTGTTTTGCCACCGGTTGGAGCTGTGTTTTCTCAGTCCACCATGTGTGGAGGTGCCGCATCGTATGGTCTCATGGGTGAGAGTAGCAGGGGATCCATTACAGCTTCCATACAACATCATGGCAGATAG